In one Nicotiana tomentosiformis chromosome 6, ASM39032v3, whole genome shotgun sequence genomic region, the following are encoded:
- the LOC138893642 gene encoding uncharacterized protein: protein MGSLAFISAEEKPLALEIQSLANRLVRLDISELSRVLECVVAQSSLLEQIKARQFDDPYLTVLRETILQGSAKEVSINEDGVLRLQGRLCVPNVHGLRERILEEVHCSRYSIHPRATKMYRDLRQHYWWQRMKKDIV, encoded by the coding sequence atgggtagcttggctttcatttcagcagaagagaaacCACTAGCCTTGGAAATTCAGTCTTTagctaatagacttgtgaggttggatatttcagagctcaGCCGAGTTCTTGAATGCGTCGTTGCCCAGTcctcactattggagcagatcaaggctcgacagtttgatgatccgtaCTTGACGGTTCTCAGAGAGACAATACTGCAgggtagtgccaaggaggtttctatcaacgaggatggtgttctgcgactccaaggtcgtctatgtgttccaaatgttcatggcttgagggagaggattctagaggaagTGCATTgttctcgatattccattcatccacgtgctacgaagatgtaccgtgacctgaggcagcattattggtggcagcggatgaagaaagacatagtttaG